The sequence tgctgctgctctccaAGTCGCTCACCCTCTACTGTTGAGCCCCATTTCTTGGCCCATGGGCGCCGTGGCCTCGTCGACGGGAGGGGGACGGGGAGGTGAGGGGACGGTGCTGGGGGATTTGCCGGAGAGCTGCGTCGCGGAGGTGCTGCTCAGGCTGGACCCGCCGGAGATCTGCCGGATGGCGCGGCTCAGCCGCACGTTCCGTGGCGCCGCGTCCGGAGACGGCGTCTGGGAATCCAAGCTGCCGAGGAACTACGCGCGCCTCCTAGCCGTCGCCGCGGCCGGCGACGGGGAAGAGCGGCAGGCCGCCGTggcgcgggaggcggaggcgctgCCCAAGAAGGAGGTGTACGCGCGGCTCTGCCGCCGGAACCGCTTCGATGGCGGCAAAAAGGTATGTGCTTCCTTCGGGGCTCTCCCTTGGAACAAAGTGTCATCTTTTTGCTTAACTATTATGCTAGGTGAATCATATTTTGTTTGATTAAATTCGATGAAATTATTATGTTGCTTTTGAtcaatttatgtttttttcGAATTGTGTGACTAAAATGTCAGGAATTTGATTTTGCTTTGGGATAAAGGCTGTGTATTTATGTTTCGACTTTGGAGCCTGATTAGCATCTTCAAGTTGGGTTACTTGTATCTCTAAATTTTCGTTGTAATCGTTTAGCCGTAAAATTTGTATGGCACATTGTGTAGGAGTTCTGGCTGGACAAGGGCGGTGGAGGTGTCTGCATGTCAATCTCTTCAAGGGTACTTTCAATAACGGGCATTGATGACAGAAGATATTGGAACTTCATTCCAAATGATGAATCGAGGTGCTTCCATCAAACTGAAATCTCAATTTGCTAGTATATATGTCATACGATAATATTTAATCTGTAGAATCCTAAAGTTGAAGGCTTTGTCAGTCCATGCTTTGCGGTAAATTTCATTGCCATTCGGATATGTAATTACTAATTAGCATACCTGAGATTTTGGTGTAATTGGAAATGCATCCAAAAATTGGCAATGGCCTGAGGCGTGTTCATTCATATTATGTTCTCGCCTTCCAAAATCTAGATAGCCTACCTATGCTCTATTCATGATGGTACACATACGCATCAGGTTTGTTTCGACCATCCTTATTGTATGAGGCCCAATATCAGCCTAGTGATTGTGTTTGTGTGCTGCACCATGGAACCAATCTAGGCGCTATATTGTCATGAATCTGTTGTGGTTTAAAATTGCACCTTAATTCGCTTGAACGATGGCATGTTTTGTTTCCTGTATCTGTATTGAATCCAACAATGTTCTGACAGTAAAAATCATGAACTGTTCTCAGACATATTATCGTCGAATTTTGCATTCCATGCGAGATAATAGAACATATTAGCATTAGTGGCATACTATACTGCCTACCCAGTTATTTTAAATATGGTTCA is a genomic window of Phragmites australis chromosome 17, lpPhrAust1.1, whole genome shotgun sequence containing:
- the LOC133897515 gene encoding F-box protein PP2-A13-like encodes the protein MGAVASSTGGGRGGEGTVLGDLPESCVAEVLLRLDPPEICRMARLSRTFRGAASGDGVWESKLPRNYARLLAVAAAGDGEERQAAVAREAEALPKKEVYARLCRRNRFDGGKKEFWLDKGGGGVCMSISSRVLSITGIDDRRYWNFIPNDESRFHAVAYLSQIWWFEVTGEAEFFFPEGTYSLFFRVHLGRPIKRLGRWVYSSEHIHGWDIKPVRFQMSTSDGQHAQSKCYLANSGVWINHHVGDFVVKDSNEPINIRFAMVQIDCTHTKGGVCVDSVVVKPQYLTQIKAPRNYV